The region GCCGCGAAAAAGAACAAGGATGTCACAGGAAATCAGGCCAAGCCGAATTCCAGCAAGGTCAATACCAAGAAAAAAGGCGAAAAGAAAAAACAGAAATGGCGCACCGGCGTGCCGGCCGAGCACATCACCGATTACTTCGTAAAGAAAAGACATGCGCTGTTCAAGAAGGCAAACAATGCCGGCAAGCTGACGGAAGAGCATAGCGTGCCGCACACCGGACTCGATCACCTGTGGTTCAAGGGCGCCGGCCTTAGCCAGCCTTTCATTGTCGGCGAAACCAAGTCGAGCATCTTCGACTCCTTTCGCCTGATGGCGGCGCTGCCCGCCGATCTGCAGGAAAAATTCAGTTCCCTGAGGGCGGACGAAGCGGCGAATCCCACGCCAAACAATAACAAACCGAATATTTTCGATAACGCGGACCGCGATGCCCATGCGAATCAAAGCGCCAGCATGGGAAACAAGGAAGCGGATGAAAAAGAACTGAGAAAAGGCTTGAACAGGGAAAATAAGGAAACAAAGCTGCCCACGCAAATGAGCCACGCATGGATAGCCCGCTCGCTCAAACAGGAAAAACTGACGGCTACCGGACTCACCATCAAGCCCTTGATGAAAAAATACGCCACCGGCCAGCTCCTCAACCCCGACGCCAAGCCCCCGTATCTGCGCTGGATCTCGCTGGTCACCGGTCGTCAGTTGAACAAGCATCGGCAGTCAAAGGGAAGCAATCATGAAATCCAATTGATGCTGGATATTCCAGACAACATATTAAGGAAATAAGCATGCAGACACTGGATGAAAAGACTTTTCTCGCATCCCGCAGGGAATTGCTGTTGTCATACGCCATTTATGTTGAAAGCAAAACCAGCCAGGACGAGGGTTTCGACATGGTGCAGGCAGGTTTGCAACAGCCGGCGGAAGTACTGCAGAATATTCCCCCCGAAAATTTCATGACGGCGACGCGCGAGCGGGCCTGGGACGGCATCGACCAGCTCTCCCTCGCATACAGCGCCGGCCATGCCACGGCCGATCTGCGCGCGCTGTATCCCACGATACTGGAATACTGGGAAGAGTATGCCAAATATGACAAGGCTTTCGACGTGCAGGCAAGCGCCGCGGAACAGGGATTTCCCCACTTCGCCCTGCCCGACGTCGCGTACGAACAAGTCAACCGGATGATCTGCCTGGGCATACTCCTGGGTTGGGGCAACTTGCTACCCCGCCTGGCGCCAGTCATCGATTTCAACAACCATGAAAAAGATGGGCTGGTCGAACGCCTGCTGGCATTTTCCATCGCCGGCCGGGATACCGACTGGCCGGAATGCACGCGCCACCTGCCCTACTTCAAGACGCTCAAGATATTCGCCGCAGAAAAAAATGATCGCCCGGCGTTGATGCAGGACTACCTGGACGAATGGTATTACGCCAGCCGCCGCGAGCCCTACTATGGCAGCCACGAGCGCGACACCTCCTTTTCAGGCTACTGGTCATGGGAAGCGGCGGCCATTACTTGCCTGCTCGATATCGACGACAGCAGCTATCGCGATGCCAAATTCTATCCGGCAGACCTGACGGCCTTCTTCCGGCAGGCACGCATGGACTATGCGCCGGCCGGCAGCGGCCCTGTGCCGGCAAACGAATTGCGCGCCAAGGCCGGCGATCCCTGTCCCAAGGCGGGAACGTGGGAATCGCTCGATATTCCCGCGCGCGCCATGTCGTACGAGCGAGAGCAGCCCATGTTCGACCTTGGTTCAGGATATGGATTGACCGTCTGGCGCTATCTGGAAAACTGAGCATGCCCGCCTTTACCGCGACTGGAAGCAGCAGGCAAAGCAAAACCGCCGTCATGGCGGCCATCGCCGGGGCTGGCTGCCTGTTCCTCGCCGTGGCGCCGCCTTCGCATGCCGCCGACACGCCCTTCCCGGGGATTTATTCCGTCATCGATCCCGTCACGGGCATGGCCCGGGATGTGCTGAAAATCGAACCGTTCATCCACGGCGAATTCAACGTCTTTCCCCGCTTCGCGGGGGAACGGGCGTGGGCCGGCGTCCTTTCCGCCAAGGTCATGGGCGCCAGGGATCGCTATCTGGAGCAAGCATTATTTCCCCAGGATAGCAAGGTGCGCGCCCTGGCGATCGCCGACATCGGCTACCTCTACCACACGCCCGGCGACAGCTATTCGCGCGACGGCCGCTCGGAGTCCGGCTACCTGAGCCATATCTTTGCCATCGGCATCCAGTCCATGCAGCGCCGGCCGCTGCTGGCCGGCCATGCCGAACGCGGCGAGCGCGGCCAGCACGACTACCGGCCCGGGGCCGATGAAGCGAAGATATCGGTCAGCACCCTGAACTACAGCGCGCGTCCCATCCAGGTCGGCGTCAGCGACGCCGGCAATCCCGCGAATGCCGTCGATACGGATCCCCTGAACCCCTACATGAGCAGCGCCGCCAATTGCTGTTTCTACCTGCCGGCCGCATCGCAGCAGCCCCTGCAGGTCAACATCGAGTACCGCTGGCTGCCGGACGGCAAGCGGGAAACGCGCACGCTGGCGCTGCCGGCCGGCAATGCCACCGACGAGCTGCTGGTCGTCGTGCAAGCCGATGGCAAGCTGGCGCTGGAATTTCGCGCCCCGCACGAATCGCTGTCGATGACCTCGGATGGCAGCGTCAAGGCCGGCAATGGCAGGCCGTATCCGGCCCTGCCCGCTGCCGAGCGCAAGGCCGTGCTGGCGGCGGAGCTGGCGCGTCAGCAACGTTTTCTCAAAGACATCAGCAAGAAACTGGAGAAACTGCCCTCGTCGACACCGCAGCAGCTCACGCAGCGGGTGGCAGAACTGGTCGAAGAGCGGCAAGCCACCGTGACCTATCTGCAGGCGTTTTCCGCATGCAAAGCGGCCGTGCGCGAGTGCGACCAGCAAGCCGCCGCGGCGGCCCGCGCCCGATAGCGACAAGACAAGCCCGCTTGCCTGGCAGCTCAGGCGATGGCTTCTTCCGTCGCCTTGCCATTTCTCGAGATCAGCACGCTGTCATAGCCGCTGTACACCTTGCGGTAACGCAAATAGCCGGCCCGGCCGGACAGGCCATAGCTGGCCCAGCTTGAATCGAATGGTTCGCGTCCCTCCGTCTGCATGCGCGGAATCTTGCCCGTGCGATCAAACTCCTCGACAGCCTTGCGCTGCGCATCGTCCAGGCCATCCTTCATCGGCGTATAGGGCTGCAGGCCCGTTGTCGATTTCATGCCGTAGGCGCGCGCCATCATCTTTTGCCGTTCCTCGTGGGCCAGTGCTCCGCTGACATTCAGTTGCTGCACCCTTTTTCGCTTCGCGCTCCAGGATTGCAACTTCTCGATCAAATCCCCTTCATTGTCAGGATTTCCAGGAATCAATTTAAACCAGGCACGCGAGTCGTGCACGTAATTGTCAAAGAAATGGAGCGTCTCGGCGCCAGGCTGCGGCGCGCTGCCCCACCAGGTCGCGATCTCTTCCCATTCATTGTCGTGGTCATTGTCAAAACCCGGCTCCTGCGCCTTGGCTCTGTAGCCTTTGCCCTTCTCTGCCAGCCAGGTCTCGAACGCCCGAATTTCCTGTTCAAATTCCTGGTTGGCGCTTTGCAGATCGTTCTTGTCGAAGTTCGAGGCGCGGCCAAAGCTGGCCGTCGATTCCAGCGGGGTTTTGCTGGTCGGTCGTCGCGACCTGTGCCACAAGATATGATTCTTGCCCTGTTCGCGCATGATGGCAGTCAAGGTGCCCGTCTTCACCTTGCACGTGGCCAGGTAAGCGTTCAGTGCCGTGATCGTCTCCGGCGCGACCTTGAAACGCTCCTTGGCCACGGCGCTGGCGAATTCCAGCTTCAGGGGCACGCCTGCCAGCCTGGCCGCCCGGTACATAT is a window of Janthinobacterium sp. 1_2014MBL_MicDiv DNA encoding:
- a CDS encoding PoNe immunity protein domain-containing protein, which encodes MQTLDEKTFLASRRELLLSYAIYVESKTSQDEGFDMVQAGLQQPAEVLQNIPPENFMTATRERAWDGIDQLSLAYSAGHATADLRALYPTILEYWEEYAKYDKAFDVQASAAEQGFPHFALPDVAYEQVNRMICLGILLGWGNLLPRLAPVIDFNNHEKDGLVERLLAFSIAGRDTDWPECTRHLPYFKTLKIFAAEKNDRPALMQDYLDEWYYASRREPYYGSHERDTSFSGYWSWEAAAITCLLDIDDSSYRDAKFYPADLTAFFRQARMDYAPAGSGPVPANELRAKAGDPCPKAGTWESLDIPARAMSYEREQPMFDLGSGYGLTVWRYLEN